A section of the Campylobacter lanienae NCTC 13004 genome encodes:
- a CDS encoding glycosyltransferase family 4 protein codes for MKNIEILEFNFTTKNQRFIERLKAILNAKGFKASSKNYDNIKATKLLKINKLAKKQKNDNFYICLDRFDSADIYLAFDGVWQIYKKLDKFWFLNPLKIINTIVEKNCINNSIKIITNSNLTRYQLETIYDIKPGKITTIYPGINLPTQIQKGSAKLELSKELGIDIELPIILFVSNDLKKDGIDKFIELLAQIQSKFNAIIISSDKSIAKYKKLANKSNIRAIFKSTPKTLNRYYEAADIFALPSLYNSFSTQILEALSYGCVCFSSDSNGASEILDDEFIVKSIDETAKYIDNLLNDHNLMLEISTKNINLAKNFTADKSINEIAKVISENIH; via the coding sequence ATGAAAAATATAGAGATATTAGAGTTTAACTTCACCACCAAAAACCAAAGATTTATAGAGCGATTAAAGGCCATTTTAAACGCAAAAGGCTTTAAGGCTAGTAGCAAGAACTACGATAATATCAAGGCTACAAAACTTCTTAAAATCAACAAGCTAGCCAAAAAACAAAAAAATGATAATTTCTATATCTGCTTAGATAGATTTGATAGTGCTGATATATATTTGGCTTTTGATGGAGTTTGGCAAATATATAAAAAATTAGATAAATTTTGGTTTTTAAATCCGCTTAAAATCATAAATACCATAGTCGAAAAAAACTGCATAAATAACTCTATAAAAATCATAACAAACTCAAATTTAACTCGCTATCAATTAGAGACAATCTACGATATAAAACCAGGCAAAATCACCACCATATATCCAGGAATCAACCTACCAACTCAAATTCAAAAAGGTAGCGCCAAATTAGAATTAAGCAAAGAGCTTGGCATCGATATAGAATTGCCAATTATCCTATTTGTCTCAAATGATCTAAAAAAAGATGGAATAGATAAATTCATAGAGTTATTAGCCCAAATTCAAAGCAAATTTAATGCTATAATCATCAGTAGCGATAAATCCATCGCAAAATATAAAAAACTAGCCAATAAATCAAATATTAGAGCAATTTTCAAATCCACCCCCAAAACGCTAAATCGCTATTATGAGGCTGCTGATATATTTGCCCTGCCTTCGCTTTATAACTCATTTAGCACTCAAATTTTAGAAGCTTTGAGCTATGGTTGCGTATGTTTTAGCAGTGATAGTAACGGCGCTAGCGAGATTTTGGATGATGAGTTTATCGTAAAATCCATAGATGAAACAGCTAAATATATCGATAATCTTCTTAATGATCATAATTTAATGCTTGAAATATCAACTAAAAATATAAATCTAGCCAAAAATTTCACAGCAGATAAAAGCATAAATGAGATAGCAAAGGTAATTAGTGAAAATATTCATTGA